The following coding sequences lie in one Lentilactobacillus sp. SPB1-3 genomic window:
- a CDS encoding SDR family oxidoreductase, with protein sequence MTKPLIVITGASSGFGAEIAKIFNAAGYPELLLGRRTEKISALPLNFDQVMVASVDVTEQDQFKDAIAKAEEKFGPVDLLVNNAGVMLLGNVQKQSPKEWQQMLDTNVMGVLNGTQIVLPGMVAREHGTIINMSSLAGKKTFVNHAAYVASKFGVHGLSETIREEVSGNNVRISLVAPGAAETELLTHVTDDKALTDYEAWKDTMGGITLDPVHVAESVKFIYDMPQEVNIREVDIAATRQDS encoded by the coding sequence ATGACAAAACCATTAATCGTAATTACCGGTGCCAGCTCAGGATTTGGCGCCGAAATCGCTAAAATTTTCAACGCTGCTGGTTATCCTGAATTATTATTAGGCCGCCGAACAGAAAAAATTTCTGCTCTACCATTAAATTTTGATCAAGTAATGGTCGCATCAGTCGACGTTACCGAACAAGATCAGTTTAAAGATGCCATTGCTAAGGCAGAAGAAAAATTTGGACCAGTTGATCTACTAGTTAACAATGCCGGCGTAATGTTGTTAGGCAACGTTCAAAAGCAATCACCTAAGGAATGGCAACAAATGCTTGATACTAATGTAATGGGTGTTTTAAATGGTACCCAGATCGTTCTTCCTGGCATGGTAGCACGTGAACACGGAACTATCATCAACATGTCATCATTGGCAGGTAAGAAAACCTTTGTTAACCACGCTGCTTACGTTGCTTCTAAGTTTGGCGTGCATGGTTTGAGTGAAACTATTCGAGAAGAAGTCTCTGGTAACAATGTCCGAATTTCTTTAGTAGCTCCTGGTGCTGCAGAAACTGAATTATTAACTCATGTGACTGATGACAAAGCCTTGACTGATTATGAGGCTTGGAAGGACACTATGGGTGGAATTACCCTTGATCCTGTTCACGTTGCAGAATCAGTTAAATTCATTTACGATATGCCTCAAGAAGTTAACATTCGTGAAGTAGATATCGCCGCTACTCGTCAAGATTCATAA
- a CDS encoding M1 family metallopeptidase, protein MTAITHFYETFQPEHYDIYLDINRGQKQFSGKTTIAGEAKSEKISIHQKFLNIEEVQVDGKSVQFTKDDDNDAFYVEAGKTGDIKVTISYSAKLTDSMMGIYPSYYEVDGQKKQIIGTQFETTFARQAFPSVDEPEAKATFDLAIRFDEQPGETILANMPEVKEENGVHYFDTTVRMSTYLIAFAFGDLQSKTTTTKSGVKVGVFGTKAHKANELDFALDIAKRSIEFYEDFYQTPYPLPHSWQLALPDFSAGAMENWGLVTYREAYLLLDPDNTSLETKQVVATVIAHELAHQWFGDLVTMKWWDDLWLNESFANMMEYVSIDAIEPDWHIWELFQTSDAPMALQRDATDGVQPVHVEVNNPAEIDALFDSAIVYAKGARMLVMVRALLGDDNLRKGLKNYFAAHKFDNAKGADLWSALGDASGLDVGSIMNSWLEQPGYPVVEAKVENGDLIISQQQFFIGEGKEADRQWQIPLNSNYEVAPEIFADKTINLGNYEELRQQNGKPFRVNVGNNSHFIVKYDETLLNDILASVTELAPIDQLQVLQDLRLLAEGRQISYASIVPLLGNFADSKSNIVNAILYSIAGDLRKFVTPGSAEEDTLRKLYDKLSNKQVARLGWQLKAGESNDDQLTRPYVLSASLYAKNADSIETAHKLFADNRSQLDTLPADVRAFVLRNEVKNYGSESLFDELLNTYVQTSDASYKADIRAALTSTSDQKLIAKLISKFEDAETIKPQDLRGWYAGVLSNDDGQQAAWDWIRSDWQWLEDTVGGDMEFATYITVTSRVFRTPERLAEFKEFFEPKLNTPGLTREIEMDIRIIETRVNLVEAEKSAVNTAVTNSVK, encoded by the coding sequence ATGACTGCAATAACCCATTTTTATGAGACATTCCAACCAGAACATTACGACATTTATTTAGACATTAACCGGGGACAAAAACAATTTAGTGGTAAAACTACAATTGCCGGGGAAGCTAAATCAGAAAAAATTTCGATTCACCAAAAATTTCTAAACATCGAAGAAGTCCAAGTCGATGGCAAGAGCGTTCAATTCACCAAGGATGATGACAACGATGCATTTTACGTTGAAGCTGGTAAAACCGGTGATATTAAGGTTACAATTTCTTATAGTGCCAAATTGACTGACAGTATGATGGGGATTTATCCTTCATACTATGAAGTTGATGGTCAAAAGAAACAAATTATCGGTACTCAGTTTGAAACTACATTTGCTCGTCAAGCCTTTCCTTCAGTTGATGAACCAGAAGCCAAGGCCACTTTTGACCTAGCAATTAGGTTTGATGAACAACCTGGGGAAACAATTTTGGCTAATATGCCTGAAGTCAAAGAAGAAAATGGTGTTCATTACTTTGATACCACAGTTAGAATGTCAACTTATCTAATTGCATTTGCTTTTGGTGATTTACAAAGTAAAACAACGACTACTAAGAGCGGAGTTAAGGTTGGCGTATTTGGTACAAAAGCACATAAAGCAAATGAACTAGACTTTGCCTTAGATATCGCCAAACGGTCAATTGAATTTTATGAAGACTTCTATCAAACACCATATCCACTACCACATTCATGGCAATTAGCATTACCTGACTTCTCAGCTGGCGCCATGGAAAACTGGGGCTTAGTAACTTACCGAGAAGCTTACCTATTACTAGACCCTGACAACACATCTCTAGAGACTAAACAAGTGGTTGCAACTGTGATTGCTCACGAACTTGCTCACCAATGGTTCGGTGATTTAGTAACTATGAAGTGGTGGGATGATCTATGGTTGAATGAAAGTTTTGCTAACATGATGGAATATGTTTCAATTGATGCAATTGAACCTGATTGGCACATTTGGGAATTATTCCAAACTTCAGATGCCCCAATGGCATTGCAACGTGACGCTACTGATGGTGTTCAACCAGTTCACGTGGAAGTTAATAATCCAGCAGAAATTGATGCTTTGTTTGATTCAGCAATTGTTTATGCTAAGGGTGCCAGAATGTTGGTTATGGTCCGCGCATTATTAGGCGATGATAACCTAAGAAAAGGTTTGAAGAACTACTTTGCTGCTCATAAATTCGATAACGCTAAGGGGGCTGATCTATGGTCAGCACTTGGGGATGCTTCTGGATTAGACGTTGGTAGTATTATGAACTCATGGCTTGAACAACCTGGATACCCAGTTGTTGAAGCAAAAGTCGAAAACGGCGATTTAATTATTTCTCAACAACAATTCTTTATTGGTGAAGGTAAAGAAGCAGACCGACAATGGCAAATTCCACTTAATAGTAATTACGAAGTTGCTCCTGAAATTTTTGCCGATAAGACAATTAATCTTGGCAATTATGAAGAACTTCGTCAACAAAATGGTAAACCATTCAGAGTTAACGTTGGCAACAATTCTCACTTTATCGTGAAGTACGATGAAACATTGTTAAATGATATTTTGGCTAGTGTTACCGAGTTGGCCCCAATTGACCAACTCCAAGTATTACAAGACTTACGTTTATTAGCTGAAGGTCGCCAAATTTCATATGCAAGCATCGTGCCATTGCTAGGTAATTTTGCTGATAGCAAGTCTAATATCGTTAATGCAATCTTGTACTCAATTGCCGGCGATTTACGTAAGTTCGTGACTCCGGGTTCTGCCGAAGAGGATACTTTGCGTAAGTTATACGATAAATTAAGCAACAAGCAAGTTGCTCGCCTAGGTTGGCAATTAAAAGCTGGGGAGTCTAATGATGATCAATTGACTCGACCATATGTTTTGAGTGCGTCATTGTACGCTAAGAATGCCGATTCAATTGAAACTGCGCACAAGCTGTTTGCAGATAATCGTAGTCAGTTAGATACTTTGCCAGCTGATGTTCGGGCCTTTGTATTGAGAAATGAAGTTAAAAACTATGGCAGTGAATCATTATTTGATGAGTTACTAAACACATATGTGCAAACTTCAGATGCAAGCTACAAGGCAGATATCAGAGCTGCATTGACTAGTACTTCAGATCAAAAGTTAATTGCTAAGTTAATTAGTAAGTTTGAAGACGCAGAAACTATTAAGCCTCAAGATCTTCGTGGTTGGTATGCTGGCGTCTTATCAAACGATGACGGCCAACAAGCCGCTTGGGATTGGATCAGAAGCGACTGGCAGTGGTTGGAAGATACTGTTGGTGGTGACATGGAATTTGCCACTTACATTACAGTAACTTCACGGGTGTTCAGAACTCCTGAAAGACTTGCCGAATTTAAAGAATTTTTTGAACCAAAATTAAATACTCCAGGTTTAACTCGTGAAATCGAAATGGATATCCGTATCATTGAGACCAGAGTCAACTTAGTGGAAGCTGAAAAATCAGCCGTTAATACAGCAGTTACCAATTCAGTTAAGTAA
- a CDS encoding HIT family protein encodes MKKADCVFCQRTNIPIVLENDLAVAFWDIHPVRTGHLLVVVKDHKQDYFELEQSELIAMDDLIRQGKQLIDQKYSPTGYNIGINVGEDAGQTVMHCHFHLIPRYPGDVKDPAGGIRNMLPRAVKKLRNAKHRLF; translated from the coding sequence GTGAAAAAAGCCGACTGTGTTTTTTGTCAACGCACCAACATTCCCATTGTGTTAGAAAATGACTTGGCGGTCGCATTCTGGGATATTCATCCTGTCAGAACGGGACATCTTTTAGTCGTGGTCAAAGACCATAAACAAGATTATTTTGAACTTGAGCAATCAGAATTAATTGCCATGGATGACTTAATTCGACAAGGTAAACAATTGATCGATCAAAAGTATTCACCTACAGGTTACAACATTGGCATCAACGTGGGCGAAGATGCTGGACAAACTGTCATGCATTGTCATTTTCATCTGATTCCGAGATACCCAGGTGATGTGAAGGACCCTGCTGGTGGCATTCGCAATATGTTGCCACGAGCCGTCAAAAAATTAAGAAACGCTAAACATCGCCTGTTTTAA